A DNA window from Myxocyprinus asiaticus isolate MX2 ecotype Aquarium Trade chromosome 15, UBuf_Myxa_2, whole genome shotgun sequence contains the following coding sequences:
- the LOC127453469 gene encoding potassium voltage-gated channel subfamily V member 1-like, translating to MITDSSSPAELYEDNASLLSLDSSVFFSEPALPSDDPLDFFIINVGGSRYILSQELLASHPETRLGKLALSSRDSALDLCDDADFLENEFFFDRNSQTFQYIINFYKTGHLHVREELCVISFLQEIEYWGIDELRIDSCCRDKYYRRKEMKESLDIRKDTETVDDEEEDFTGVLCQDLRQRLWDVMEKPDSSKAAKMFGTLSMFFVVLSIVNMALISLDFYILEAPFILDAFEYICIIWFTGELVLRFMCVKDKCKFSRSVVNIIDLLAILPFYVTLAVESLHGGSTELENVGRVVQVLRLMRSLRMLKLGRHSTGLKSLGLTIAQCYEEVGLLMLFLSVGISIFATVEYAIEHDIPETTFINVPSAWWWATTSMTTVGYGDIRPDTALGKVMAFICILSGILILALPIAIINDRFSTCYFTLKMKEAALRHGEALKRLTRNSASDVSMIGVNLRDAYARSVLEMLRLQGRERASTRSSVGDIWW from the exons ATGATCACTGATTCATCTAGTCCAGCAGAGCTGTACGAGGACAATGCTTCCCTGTTGTCCTTAGACTCCAGTGTATTTTTCAGTGAGCCTGCCCTGCCAAGCGATGATCCGCTGGACTTCTTCATTATAAATGTCGGAGGCAGTCGCTACATCCTCTCTCAGGAATTGTTGGCCTCTCATCCAGAGACTCGTCTGGGTAAGCTCGCCCTCTCATCGCGAGATTCTGCTTTAGATCTGTGTGACGATGCAGATTTCCTCGAGAATGAGTTCTTTTTTGACCGCAACTCACAGACGTTCCAGTATATAATTAACTTTTACAAGACGGGTCACTTGCATGTGCGAGAAGAGCTTTGTGTGATCTCCTTTCTGCAAGAGATTGAGTACTGGGGCATTGATGAGCTCCGCATTGACAGCTGTTGCAGGGACAAGTATTACCGCAGAAAGGAGATGAAGGAGTCGTTGGATATTCGTAAGGATACTGAAACAGTGGACGATGAAGAAGAGGACTTTACTGGAGTCCTGTGCCAGGATTTGCGGCAACGCTTATGGGACGTCATGGAGAAACCGGACTCCTCCAAGGCGGCAAAGATGTTTGGCACACTGTCCATGTTTTTTGTGGTGCTCTCCATCGTAAACATGGCTCTGATCTCCCTTGACTTTTATATTCTTGAAGCACCCTTCATCTTGGATGCTTTTGAGTACATCTGCATCATTTGGTTCACTGGTGAGCTAGTGCTCAGGTTTATGTGTGTTAAAGATAAGTGTAAATTCAGCAGGAGCGTGGTGAACATTATTGACCTTCTGGCTATTCTGCCCTTCTACGTAACTCTGGCCGTTGAGAGCCTGCAtggaggatctacagagctggaGAACGTTGGGCGGGTAGTTCAGGTCCTGCGACTGATGAGGTCACTCAGGATGCTTAAACTTGGCCGACACTCTACAG GCCTCAAGTCACTGGGCTTGACGATAGCCCAATGCTATGAAGAAGTTGGCCTCCTAATGCTTTTCCTATCTGTTGGCATCTCCATCTTTGCAACTGTGGAATACGCCATCGAACATGACATACCAGAGACCACCTTCATCAACGTGCCCAGTGCCTGGTGGTGGGCTACCACCTCCATGACCACAGTGGGCTATGGAGACATCCGTCCCGATACGGCCCTGGGAAAGGTGATGGCTTTTATCTGCATCCTATCTGGCATTCTCATCCTCGCACTACCTATCGCCATCATCAACGATCGCTTTTCCACTTGCTACTTCACGCTTAAAATGAAAGAAGCGGCACTGCGGCACGGAGAGGCACTGAAGCGTTTGACGCGCAACTCGGCCTCGGATGTGTCCATGATAGGGGTGAACCTGCGTGACGCCTACGCCAGAAGCGTGCTGGAGATGCTGCGATTGCAGGGGCGGGAGAGAGCCAGCACACGCAGCAGTGTAGGAGATATCTGGTGGTAG